Proteins encoded in a region of the Saccharothrix ecbatanensis genome:
- a CDS encoding AfsR/SARP family transcriptional regulator, whose product MNRLFKGAVRVEFGLLGGIRVSVGGVDLDIGHTRRRSVLSALLLEAGRPVSVERLVDRVWGARPPLRAKETLYGYVSKLRAAGIDIRRSPDGYLLEPERLDLTEFRALVKQARDESDERAAALYDQALGRWRGEALDGLESPWFAQVREALHAERAAVELDRNDVAIRLGDHAALLPDLRQATQSNPLDERLAGQLVLALHLSGRSSEALRHYDALRRQLADELGTDPGKPLQDLYLRVLGQEERRETTAVPRQLPAPQRWFTGREKEIADLTDPSSTVVITAIGGAGGIGKTALALHWAHRHVDDFPDGQLYVNLRGFDPAGEPVTPQTALRGFLEALGVDDPPTDLDAQAALYRSLIADKRVLVVLDNARDTAQVTPLLPGGARCTVLITSRQQLLGLLTSHGARSVTLDVLDEHESLALLTARLGAERVQADVTRELLRLCGGLPLALGIVAARAVTQPDLPLSALTDELKDHRLDALDDLSADLRTVFACSLRVLSPAAAELFGLLGLTSAPDLSLRAITALTGRPDTRKLVRELEAAHLVQQHQVGRYRMHDLVRLYAAEVAPVDADLTGFVGYYAATAHNGDLLIEPHRPPVPAPDGTPAPLADVTAAMDWFDAEYESLLAAQRLAIANAWHAPAWHIAWALTNYHLRRGHVAEDIVVWRTALDAAEALGDRSKQVAAHRFLGLALTDVGRFDEGDHHLRRALELVEDDYGKAGAHRAMAWAMERRGDLSGALEHAEAQLARFRALEIPIRIAEALNDVGYRMARLGDYARAEEHCREALALNEELGHVEGEAATSDSLGHIAHHHGRDADAVEHYRHALKLYRQLDNSYEEASVLRHFGDVLAAVGRADDAREAWQRALTLFRAQGRVQDADDVLELLA is encoded by the coding sequence TTGAACCGGCTGTTCAAGGGGGCTGTGCGCGTGGAGTTCGGGCTGCTCGGCGGCATCCGGGTGTCGGTGGGCGGCGTGGACCTCGACATCGGCCACACCCGCCGGCGGAGCGTGCTGTCGGCACTGCTGCTGGAGGCCGGGCGGCCGGTGTCGGTGGAACGGCTGGTCGATCGCGTGTGGGGCGCTCGGCCGCCGCTGCGTGCCAAGGAGACGCTGTACGGGTACGTCTCCAAGCTGCGTGCCGCCGGGATCGACATCCGGCGCAGCCCCGACGGGTACCTGCTGGAGCCGGAACGGCTCGACCTGACCGAGTTCCGCGCCCTCGTCAAGCAGGCCCGTGACGAATCGGACGAGCGTGCCGCCGCCCTGTACGACCAGGCCCTCGGGCGGTGGCGCGGTGAGGCGTTGGACGGGCTCGAATCGCCGTGGTTCGCCCAGGTCAGGGAGGCCCTGCACGCCGAACGCGCGGCCGTCGAACTGGACCGCAACGACGTGGCCATCAGGCTTGGCGACCACGCCGCCCTGCTCCCCGACCTCCGCCAGGCAACCCAGTCGAACCCGCTGGACGAACGCCTCGCCGGCCAGCTCGTGCTCGCGCTGCACCTGAGCGGCCGGTCGTCGGAGGCGTTGCGGCACTACGACGCGCTGCGCCGGCAGCTCGCGGACGAGCTGGGCACCGACCCCGGCAAGCCGCTCCAAGACCTCTACCTGCGGGTTCTCGGCCAGGAAGAACGCCGGGAGACCACCGCCGTCCCGCGTCAACTCCCCGCACCGCAACGGTGGTTCACCGGCCGGGAGAAGGAGATCGCCGACCTCACCGACCCGTCGTCCACCGTCGTGATCACCGCGATCGGCGGCGCGGGCGGCATCGGGAAGACGGCGTTGGCGCTGCACTGGGCGCACCGGCACGTGGACGACTTCCCGGACGGCCAGCTCTACGTCAACCTGCGCGGTTTCGACCCGGCCGGTGAGCCCGTCACGCCCCAGACCGCGTTGCGCGGGTTCCTCGAAGCGCTCGGCGTCGACGATCCACCCACCGACCTCGACGCCCAGGCCGCCCTCTACCGCAGCCTGATCGCGGACAAGCGCGTCCTCGTCGTGCTGGACAACGCCCGCGACACCGCGCAGGTCACCCCGTTGCTGCCGGGCGGGGCGCGCTGCACCGTACTGATCACCAGCCGCCAGCAGCTCTTGGGCCTGCTCACGTCCCACGGCGCGCGCTCGGTGACGTTGGACGTCCTCGACGAGCACGAATCGCTCGCGCTCCTCACCGCACGCCTGGGCGCCGAACGCGTGCAAGCCGACGTCACCCGCGAGCTGCTGCGCCTCTGCGGCGGCCTCCCGCTCGCCCTCGGCATCGTCGCGGCCCGTGCCGTCACTCAGCCGGACCTGCCGCTGTCGGCCCTGACCGATGAGCTGAAGGACCACCGCCTGGACGCGTTGGACGACCTCAGCGCCGACCTGCGCACGGTGTTCGCCTGCTCGTTGCGGGTGCTCAGCCCGGCCGCCGCCGAGCTGTTCGGGCTGCTGGGCCTGACGTCGGCGCCGGACCTGAGCCTGCGTGCGATCACCGCCCTCACCGGCCGCCCGGACACGCGCAAGCTGGTCAGGGAGCTGGAAGCCGCCCACCTGGTCCAGCAACACCAGGTCGGCCGCTACCGGATGCACGACCTCGTCCGCCTCTACGCCGCCGAGGTCGCGCCCGTCGACGCCGATCTCACCGGCTTCGTCGGCTACTACGCCGCCACCGCGCACAACGGCGACCTGCTCATCGAGCCGCACCGCCCACCGGTCCCCGCCCCGGACGGCACACCGGCGCCGCTCGCGGACGTCACCGCCGCGATGGACTGGTTCGACGCCGAGTACGAGTCGCTGCTCGCCGCCCAACGCCTGGCCATCGCCAACGCCTGGCACGCGCCGGCCTGGCACATCGCGTGGGCGCTCACCAACTACCACCTGCGGCGCGGGCACGTGGCCGAGGACATCGTGGTGTGGCGGACGGCGTTGGACGCCGCCGAAGCCCTCGGCGACCGGTCCAAGCAGGTGGCGGCGCACAGGTTCCTCGGGCTGGCGTTGACCGACGTGGGCCGTTTCGACGAGGGCGACCACCACCTGCGCCGGGCGTTGGAGCTGGTGGAGGACGACTACGGCAAGGCGGGCGCGCACCGTGCGATGGCGTGGGCGATGGAACGCCGTGGCGACCTGTCCGGCGCGCTGGAGCACGCGGAAGCGCAACTGGCACGGTTCCGCGCGTTGGAGATCCCCATCCGCATCGCCGAAGCGCTGAACGACGTCGGCTACCGGATGGCGAGGCTCGGTGACTACGCCCGTGCCGAGGAGCACTGCCGGGAAGCGTTGGCGCTCAACGAAGAACTCGGTCACGTCGAAGGCGAAGCGGCCACTTCGGACAGTCTCGGCCACATCGCCCACCACCACGGGCGTGACGCCGACGCGGTCGAGCACTACCGGCACGCGCTGAAGCTCTACCGGCAGCTGGACAACTCGTACGAGGAGGCCAGCGTGCTGCGGCACTTCGGTGACGTGCTGGCCGCCGTGGGCCGTGCCGACGACGCCCGTGAGGCGTGGCAACGAGCCCTCACCCTGTTCCGCGCGCAGGGCCGCGTTCAGGACGCCGACGACGTGCTTGAGCTGCTCGCGTGA
- a CDS encoding NADPH-dependent FMN reductase → MIKLAIIVGSTRKGRFAPVVANWFADRAKQRDDLSVDVLDLDDLDLPDRLHGFGEEPAPEVALVSPRLADADAFVVITPEYNHSFPAPLKSAIDWHFTEWQAKPVGFVSYGGVGGGLRAVEQLRQVFAELHAVTVRDTVSFHGAWDRFDDTGNPVEADEVNKAATTVLDQLVWWGTALQEARVKRPYGA, encoded by the coding sequence ATGATCAAGTTGGCGATCATCGTGGGAAGCACGCGGAAGGGCCGGTTCGCGCCGGTCGTGGCGAACTGGTTCGCCGACCGGGCCAAGCAGCGCGACGACCTGAGCGTGGACGTGCTGGACCTGGACGACCTCGACCTGCCGGACCGGCTGCACGGGTTCGGTGAGGAGCCCGCGCCGGAGGTCGCGCTGGTCTCGCCGCGGCTGGCGGACGCGGACGCGTTCGTCGTCATCACGCCCGAGTACAACCACAGCTTCCCCGCGCCGTTGAAGAGCGCCATCGACTGGCACTTCACCGAGTGGCAGGCCAAGCCGGTCGGGTTCGTGTCGTACGGGGGCGTCGGCGGCGGGTTGCGGGCGGTCGAGCAGTTGCGGCAGGTCTTCGCCGAGCTGCACGCGGTGACGGTGCGGGACACGGTCAGCTTCCACGGGGCTTGGGACCGGTTCGACGACACTGGGAACCCGGTGGAGGCGGACGAGGTGAACAAGGCCGCGACGACCGTGCTCGACCAGCTGGTCTGGTGGGGGACGGCGTTGCAGGAGGCCCGCGTGAAGCGGCCTTACGGGGCCTGA
- a CDS encoding zinc-binding dehydrogenase, translated as MRAIRLHAFGSADLLRWDEVPDPAAGPGQVRIAVRAAGVHLVDAVIRRGCGQWVPLPDLPTTPGSEVAGVVDAVGAGVDPSWLGVRVVTQLGLASGGYAELAVREVGALHVVPPVLGFAAAVAMICTGSTALGVLDAAAFSPDDVVLVTGAAGGVGTLLVQGISRVGAFVVGLSGCAEKRRAVLRAGAAVAVDYRRDGWQGDVVAQLGGREVSAVLDGVGGEVGRGALDLLAPGGRLVMFGASSGELVRVSTADLFERSLTATVAVGPHVARRAGGLRALEARALGEAASGRLTPVVHTFLLGEAARAHAAMESRHTVGKVVLVPDAAPCG; from the coding sequence GTGCGTGCCATCCGTCTGCACGCGTTCGGCTCGGCGGACTTGCTGCGGTGGGACGAGGTTCCGGACCCGGCGGCAGGGCCGGGCCAGGTGCGGATCGCGGTGCGTGCCGCGGGGGTGCACCTGGTGGACGCGGTGATCCGGCGTGGTTGTGGCCAGTGGGTGCCGTTGCCGGATCTCCCCACCACGCCGGGCAGTGAGGTCGCGGGGGTGGTCGACGCGGTCGGGGCGGGCGTTGATCCTTCGTGGCTGGGCGTCCGGGTGGTGACGCAGCTCGGTCTGGCCAGCGGGGGGTATGCCGAGCTGGCGGTACGGGAGGTTGGTGCGCTGCACGTCGTTCCCCCCGTGCTCGGATTCGCGGCGGCGGTGGCGATGATCTGCACCGGCAGCACGGCGTTGGGTGTGCTGGACGCGGCGGCGTTCTCTCCCGACGACGTGGTGCTGGTGACCGGTGCGGCCGGTGGCGTCGGGACGTTGCTGGTGCAGGGGATTTCGCGGGTCGGGGCGTTCGTCGTGGGCCTGTCCGGGTGTGCGGAGAAGCGGCGGGCGGTGCTGCGGGCGGGTGCGGCGGTCGCGGTCGACTACCGGCGGGACGGGTGGCAGGGGGACGTGGTGGCGCAGTTGGGTGGGCGGGAGGTGAGCGCGGTGCTGGACGGTGTCGGCGGCGAGGTCGGGCGGGGTGCGCTGGACCTGCTCGCGCCGGGTGGTCGGCTGGTGATGTTCGGGGCGTCGTCGGGCGAGTTGGTGCGGGTGTCGACGGCCGACCTGTTCGAACGCTCCCTCACCGCGACCGTCGCCGTCGGGCCGCACGTGGCGAGGCGTGCCGGTGGGCTGCGGGCGTTGGAGGCTCGGGCGCTGGGGGAGGCGGCGAGTGGGCGGCTGACCCCGGTGGTGCACACGTTTCTGCTAGGTGAGGCGGCGCGGGCGCACGCGGCGATGGAGAGCCGGCACACAGTGGGCAAAGTCGTCCTCGTGCCGGACGCCGCGCCGTGCGGTTGA
- a CDS encoding HNH endonuclease signature motif containing protein gives MDVSPVLLTEDDVFAAIAEVEASVRALHGRRLELLARVLRCGYDLDSYRRLVRANPVEVKQWVAQVELFLPSVTPTGQPLPPLYPVAGAALVEGELSEGHLRELTRAVTTLKLPDWSEGILVEAARSVEPKVIRQLADRIRDRVEQDAVDELDEPAAEPAAEPADVLYTRDLPGGRLEFWGELSAETGARFTAMLEPLATPRPEGPKDLAHRLGEAFADVVSLASRSGDLPSEAGERPHISVTVDIETLRRGVGHAVLDGDRYLSAAQARRIACDAKVVPVVMGGDSEVLDLGRTKRTVSVAQRKALHARDRGCAFPGCSRPPKWCDAHHLKFWADGGATNLDNLILLCRAHHTLVHHSQWRITMTGGIPVFIPPRHVDPNAA, from the coding sequence ATGGATGTTTCGCCTGTGTTGTTGACCGAGGACGACGTGTTCGCCGCCATTGCGGAGGTCGAAGCGTCGGTTCGGGCATTGCACGGGCGGCGGTTGGAGTTGTTGGCGAGGGTATTGCGCTGCGGGTACGACCTGGATTCGTACCGGCGATTGGTGCGGGCGAATCCGGTGGAGGTGAAGCAGTGGGTCGCGCAGGTGGAGTTGTTCCTGCCGTCGGTCACGCCGACTGGTCAGCCGTTGCCGCCGCTGTACCCGGTTGCCGGTGCCGCGTTGGTGGAAGGTGAGTTGTCGGAGGGTCATCTGCGGGAGTTGACGCGGGCGGTCACGACGCTGAAGCTGCCGGACTGGTCGGAGGGGATCCTGGTCGAGGCGGCCCGGTCGGTGGAGCCGAAGGTGATCCGGCAGCTCGCCGACCGCATCCGCGACCGGGTCGAGCAGGACGCCGTGGACGAGCTGGACGAACCGGCGGCCGAACCGGCGGCCGAGCCGGCGGACGTGCTGTACACGCGGGATCTTCCGGGTGGGCGGCTGGAGTTCTGGGGCGAACTGTCGGCGGAGACCGGTGCCCGGTTCACCGCCATGCTGGAGCCGTTGGCGACGCCGCGTCCGGAGGGCCCGAAGGATCTCGCGCACCGGTTGGGTGAGGCGTTCGCCGACGTGGTGTCGCTGGCGTCCCGGTCCGGGGATCTGCCGTCGGAGGCCGGGGAACGCCCGCACATCAGCGTCACGGTCGACATCGAGACGTTGCGGCGCGGGGTGGGGCACGCGGTGTTGGACGGTGACCGCTACCTGAGTGCGGCGCAGGCGCGGCGGATCGCGTGTGACGCCAAGGTCGTCCCGGTCGTGATGGGCGGTGATTCCGAAGTCCTGGATCTGGGGCGGACGAAGCGGACGGTGAGTGTGGCGCAGCGCAAAGCACTGCACGCCCGTGACCGGGGATGTGCTTTTCCCGGATGCTCCCGGCCGCCGAAATGGTGCGACGCGCACCACCTCAAGTTCTGGGCCGACGGGGGCGCTACGAATCTGGACAACCTGATTCTGCTGTGCCGCGCGCACCACACACTGGTGCACCATTCACAATGGCGGATCACGATGACCGGTGGTATTCCGGTATTCATTCCGCCGCGTCACGTCGACCCCAATGCCGCTTAG
- a CDS encoding IS4 family transposase translates to MPSARRFTDGISIGVLARVFDRDLVDEVLAETGRRERRSRLLPARVVVYYVLALCLFFDDGYEEVMRKLVDGLRFLGTWRQGWTVPTTGAISQARGRLGEAPLRVLFDRVAVPMAHAGTRGAWFHGWRVMAVDGVVLDLPDTAANVAEFGKKPHKGGQSPFPQVRIMGLGECGTHAIVAAELDSWRVQERGLCERLVAAFEPDMLVLADRGVFSYDLWQRARRSGAQLVWRVRDDVDLPVLGWLPDGSYRSELLPSKVKADLKRGKRSRAPEGSRLPVRVVEYSVTDRGGQPEMIRLVVSIMDREVAPAVELAVLYRQRWEFELTLDEIETHQMPHGRVLRSKSPELVRQEIWALLLTHYAVRALMLEAAEGLGPDDGLDVDGLSFVRSLNAVRRQVTNQAGFSPSPPEERDHRDA, encoded by the coding sequence GTGCCGTCTGCTCGCCGTTTCACCGATGGGATCAGCATCGGTGTGCTGGCCCGTGTGTTCGACCGGGATCTGGTGGACGAGGTGCTCGCGGAAACGGGGCGTCGGGAGAGGCGGTCGCGTCTGCTGCCCGCGCGGGTGGTCGTCTACTACGTGCTGGCGCTGTGCCTGTTCTTCGATGACGGTTACGAAGAGGTGATGCGCAAGCTGGTCGACGGTCTGCGGTTTCTGGGCACGTGGCGGCAGGGGTGGACGGTGCCCACGACGGGGGCGATCTCCCAGGCGCGGGGGCGGTTGGGCGAGGCGCCGCTGCGGGTGCTGTTCGACCGGGTGGCGGTGCCGATGGCCCATGCCGGAACGCGGGGGGCGTGGTTTCACGGGTGGCGGGTGATGGCGGTCGACGGTGTCGTGCTGGACTTGCCCGACACGGCGGCCAACGTGGCCGAGTTCGGCAAGAAGCCGCACAAGGGCGGGCAGAGCCCGTTTCCGCAGGTGCGGATCATGGGGCTGGGCGAGTGCGGCACGCATGCGATCGTGGCGGCGGAGTTGGATTCCTGGCGGGTGCAGGAACGCGGCTTGTGCGAGCGGTTGGTGGCGGCGTTCGAGCCGGACATGCTGGTGCTGGCCGATCGCGGTGTGTTCTCCTACGACTTGTGGCAGCGGGCGCGCCGGAGCGGGGCGCAATTGGTGTGGCGGGTCCGTGACGATGTGGACCTGCCGGTGTTGGGGTGGCTTCCCGACGGGTCCTACCGCAGTGAGCTGCTGCCCTCGAAGGTCAAGGCGGACCTGAAGCGGGGCAAGCGGTCGCGGGCGCCGGAGGGGTCGCGGTTGCCGGTGCGGGTGGTGGAGTACTCGGTGACCGACCGCGGCGGGCAGCCCGAGATGATCCGCCTGGTGGTGTCGATCATGGATCGCGAGGTGGCGCCGGCGGTGGAGTTGGCGGTGCTGTATCGGCAGCGGTGGGAGTTCGAGCTGACCCTGGACGAGATCGAGACCCATCAGATGCCGCATGGCAGGGTGCTGCGGTCGAAGTCCCCGGAGTTGGTCCGGCAGGAGATCTGGGCGTTGCTGCTGACCCACTACGCGGTGCGGGCGTTGATGTTGGAGGCCGCCGAGGGCCTCGGTCCGGACGACGGGCTCGACGTCGACGGGTTGTCCTTCGTCCGAAGTCTCAACGCTGTGCGCCGCCAGGTCACCAACCAGGCGGGTTTTTCCCCCTCACCGCCTGAAGAACGCGATCATCGAGACGCTTGA
- a CDS encoding helix-turn-helix transcriptional regulator has translation MLHGRSEELAVVDGLLSDARAGRSGVLVVRGEAGIGKSALLAHAAQGGGGAGEFRILRGTAVESESVVPFAGLNLLLGSVMDRVDALPPNQSTALRGALGLAPSDGGDYYLVGLAVLTLLADLAEQGPVLCLVDDAHWLDQGSAHALVFAARRLQAEGIAMIFAARDLHAPPFPAPGLPELRLTGLTPEHATALLEEHAADLPRYVRDQIAQEARGNPLALLELPAAQREGHLPTAHGYRVAALPTHSRIQQTFADRIGALPERTRTLLLIAAADDTGDPGVVFTAAGLLGASVDDLEVAEQRQLLRSDEGRLTFRHPLIRAAAYQSASLVRRLAVHKALAHALADVLDDDHRSAWHLAAATTAPDEDVAAALARTAEDARGRGGYVAVASAYQRAADLSPDPAQRGHRLAAAAGAAGAAGQFDRAAVLAEQAWDLVPNHVDKARVARIQAKLASEQGRLAQASQQLVRAAMCARQTEPELAGEMLFFSAQHAWAGRDLDAVREIASLAADLPGAEDTRLTAQAATGLDGGDVPGGMAALRTLLGSQYVGGPGNAITAWWHLVLGDDQAAYDWASLLERQSRAQGALGVLPRALAYLARGRLHLGQHRDARAAAEEGMRIAADIGQTFSVGFLASVLAELAAIEGDDARCEELVATMTDGPTQSVRAACALALLDLGSGRHDAVLDRLADVAAGAHRLYALSSLPDLVEAAVRLGKDAIAEDAATWYDEWALNTGRLWAQAVAARCRALLTDDEQWFTRAVDLHRADEGRPFERARTELLYGEWLRRARRKADARTHLRSASDLFERLGATPWANRARTELRATGESRAVPGPNPLGTLTPQELQVVRLAAEGLTNRDIGAQLFLSPRTVGYHLYKAYPKLGVTSRAGLGRLTVS, from the coding sequence ATGCTGCACGGGAGGTCCGAAGAACTGGCGGTGGTCGACGGACTCCTGTCCGACGCACGCGCCGGTCGCAGCGGTGTGCTCGTGGTGCGCGGTGAGGCGGGCATCGGCAAATCCGCCCTGCTCGCGCACGCAGCCCAGGGTGGCGGCGGTGCCGGCGAGTTCCGGATCTTGCGCGGCACGGCGGTCGAGTCCGAGTCGGTGGTTCCGTTCGCCGGGTTGAACCTGCTCCTCGGCAGCGTGATGGACCGCGTCGACGCCCTGCCACCCAACCAATCCACCGCCCTGCGCGGCGCGCTCGGCCTCGCACCCTCCGACGGCGGCGACTACTACCTCGTCGGCCTGGCCGTCCTCACCCTCCTCGCCGACCTGGCCGAACAAGGGCCCGTCCTCTGCCTCGTGGACGACGCGCACTGGCTCGACCAAGGCTCCGCGCACGCCCTCGTCTTCGCCGCACGCCGCCTCCAGGCCGAAGGCATCGCCATGATCTTCGCCGCCCGTGACCTGCACGCACCGCCGTTCCCCGCCCCCGGCCTCCCCGAACTGCGCCTCACCGGCCTCACCCCCGAGCACGCCACCGCGCTCCTCGAAGAACACGCCGCCGACCTGCCGCGCTACGTCCGCGACCAGATCGCCCAGGAAGCCCGCGGCAACCCGTTGGCACTGCTGGAACTTCCCGCCGCCCAACGCGAAGGCCACCTGCCCACCGCGCACGGCTACCGCGTCGCCGCCCTCCCCACCCACAGCCGCATCCAGCAGACCTTCGCCGACCGCATCGGCGCCCTGCCCGAACGCACCCGCACCCTCCTCCTGATTGCCGCCGCCGACGACACCGGCGATCCAGGCGTGGTCTTCACCGCCGCCGGCCTGCTCGGCGCGTCCGTGGACGACCTCGAAGTCGCCGAACAACGCCAACTCCTGCGCTCCGACGAAGGCCGGCTGACGTTCCGCCACCCCCTGATCCGCGCCGCCGCCTACCAGAGCGCGTCCCTGGTCCGCCGCCTCGCCGTGCACAAAGCCCTCGCACACGCCCTGGCCGACGTCCTCGATGACGACCACCGCAGCGCCTGGCACCTCGCCGCCGCCACCACCGCACCGGACGAGGACGTGGCCGCCGCCCTGGCCCGCACCGCCGAGGACGCACGCGGTCGTGGTGGGTATGTCGCGGTGGCGTCGGCCTACCAGCGCGCGGCCGACTTGAGCCCGGACCCGGCGCAGCGCGGGCACCGGCTCGCGGCGGCGGCGGGCGCGGCCGGTGCGGCGGGCCAGTTCGACCGCGCGGCCGTGCTCGCCGAACAGGCGTGGGACTTGGTGCCGAACCACGTCGACAAAGCGCGGGTGGCGCGCATCCAGGCCAAGTTGGCCAGTGAGCAGGGACGTCTGGCGCAGGCGTCGCAGCAACTCGTCCGCGCCGCGATGTGCGCCAGGCAGACCGAGCCGGAGCTGGCGGGGGAGATGCTGTTCTTCTCCGCCCAGCACGCGTGGGCCGGCCGTGACCTCGACGCCGTCCGCGAGATCGCGTCACTGGCGGCCGACCTGCCCGGAGCCGAGGACACGCGACTCACCGCGCAGGCGGCCACGGGCCTGGACGGCGGCGACGTGCCCGGCGGCATGGCGGCGCTGCGGACCCTGCTCGGCTCGCAGTACGTCGGCGGACCGGGGAACGCGATCACCGCGTGGTGGCACCTCGTGCTCGGCGACGACCAGGCCGCCTACGACTGGGCCTCCCTCCTCGAACGCCAGTCCCGTGCCCAGGGCGCACTCGGCGTCCTGCCCCGAGCCCTCGCCTACCTGGCACGCGGTCGCCTGCACCTCGGGCAGCACCGTGACGCCCGTGCCGCGGCCGAGGAGGGCATGCGGATCGCGGCGGACATCGGCCAGACGTTCAGCGTCGGCTTCCTGGCCAGCGTGCTCGCCGAACTGGCCGCCATCGAGGGTGACGACGCCCGGTGCGAGGAACTCGTGGCGACTATGACCGACGGCCCGACCCAGTCCGTCCGCGCCGCCTGCGCGCTCGCCCTGCTGGACTTGGGTTCCGGTCGGCACGACGCGGTGCTGGACCGGCTGGCCGACGTCGCCGCCGGCGCGCACCGCCTCTACGCCCTCTCCAGCCTGCCCGACCTGGTCGAAGCGGCCGTCAGGCTCGGCAAGGACGCCATCGCCGAAGACGCCGCCACCTGGTACGACGAGTGGGCGCTGAACACCGGCCGGCTGTGGGCGCAAGCGGTCGCGGCGCGGTGCCGTGCCCTGCTCACCGATGACGAGCAGTGGTTCACCCGAGCCGTCGACCTGCACCGCGCCGACGAAGGCCGTCCGTTCGAACGCGCCCGCACCGAGCTGCTGTACGGGGAGTGGCTGCGCCGGGCCAGACGCAAGGCCGACGCCCGCACGCACCTGCGTTCCGCGTCGGACCTCTTCGAACGCCTGGGCGCCACCCCCTGGGCGAACCGTGCTCGCACCGAACTCCGCGCCACCGGCGAAAGCCGAGCCGTCCCCGGCCCCAACCCACTGGGCACCCTCACCCCGCAGGAACTCCAGGTCGTCCGCCTGGCCGCCGAGGGCCTGACCAACCGCGACATCGGCGCGCAGCTCTTCCTGAGCCCTCGAACCGTCGGCTACCACCTCTACAAGGCGTACCCGAAGCTCGGCGTGACCTCCCGCGCCGGCCTGGGCCGGCTGACCGTCAGCTGA
- a CDS encoding XRE family transcriptional regulator: MSDVVVTGDSRLLAYRLRALREEQWPDVAITQSDLAEAFSADKPASVPLLSSWESRTKPKTPPLHRLAAYATFFATKRSVAQRPYRLIPVDELTADEQRRRDELLRELTDLRAAEQREVGTPPVADRRDSGFWYFDDRHVITIVVAQLPADMRAKMPYSDPTQPDYVELYTYADLDALIELHGHIRAINPRSQVNFRIASDLEPDDYTTHLVLLGGVDWNVLTRELLRRVEMPVTQVARHDESEAGGFVVRGGEAGERLFAPKLATFGGHEVLLEDVGHFYRGTNPFNHKRTVTICNGQYGRGTLGVVRALTDGRFRDRNADYLKRRFPDLDSYSILTRVMVVNGQVVTPDWNLPESRLFEWPEGQS, from the coding sequence GTGTCTGACGTGGTCGTAACCGGGGATTCCCGCTTGTTGGCGTACCGCCTCCGGGCGCTACGCGAGGAACAGTGGCCGGACGTAGCGATCACGCAAAGTGATCTCGCCGAGGCGTTCAGTGCCGACAAGCCGGCAAGCGTGCCCCTCCTGTCGTCGTGGGAGAGCCGCACCAAGCCGAAGACGCCCCCGCTGCACCGCCTGGCCGCCTACGCCACGTTCTTCGCCACCAAGCGCTCCGTCGCCCAGCGCCCGTACCGGCTGATCCCGGTGGACGAGCTGACCGCCGACGAACAGCGCCGCCGCGACGAGCTCCTGCGCGAGCTCACGGACCTTCGGGCCGCCGAACAACGCGAAGTCGGCACGCCGCCCGTGGCGGACCGTCGCGACTCCGGCTTCTGGTACTTCGACGACCGCCACGTGATCACCATCGTGGTGGCCCAGCTGCCGGCCGACATGCGGGCGAAGATGCCCTACTCGGACCCGACCCAGCCGGACTACGTCGAGCTGTACACGTACGCCGACCTGGACGCCCTGATCGAACTGCACGGCCACATCCGCGCGATCAACCCGCGCAGCCAGGTCAACTTCCGCATCGCGTCGGACCTCGAACCGGACGACTACACCACCCACCTCGTGCTGCTCGGCGGCGTGGACTGGAACGTGCTCACGCGCGAGCTGCTGCGGCGGGTCGAGATGCCCGTGACCCAGGTCGCCCGGCACGACGAGTCGGAGGCGGGTGGGTTCGTGGTGCGCGGCGGCGAGGCCGGGGAACGCCTCTTCGCGCCCAAGCTGGCCACCTTCGGCGGGCACGAGGTCCTGCTGGAGGACGTCGGACACTTCTACCGCGGCACGAACCCGTTCAACCACAAGCGAACGGTGACGATCTGCAACGGCCAGTACGGCAGGGGAACCCTCGGCGTCGTGCGGGCTCTGACCGACGGCAGGTTCCGCGACCGCAACGCGGACTACCTGAAGCGGCGATTCCCGGACCTGGACTCTTACAGCATCCTCACCAGGGTGATGGTCGTGAACGGCCAAGTGGTCACGCCGGACTGGAACCTGCCGGAATCCCGGCTCTTCGAATGGCCGGAGGGCCAGAGTTGA